The Arachis ipaensis cultivar K30076 chromosome B07, Araip1.1, whole genome shotgun sequence genome includes a window with the following:
- the LOC107606477 gene encoding pentatricopeptide repeat-containing protein At2g34400, giving the protein MRNNTILVRPDNFTYSIVLPCCDHLGLVYQVHCEMIKLCSVSDTCLWTNLMQMYASFGVFEDAKKVFDEMPVRDLVARNALLSSISKCGLSDDCFNLYKQLFEEGDFGDEYTYSIVLNALASQSQVVEAMQVHSNVIKLGFCSDEYICNSLLELYSKHSLVDSAMALLEELPHKDAFSWTTIVTGLSQSGNMDDAIFLFHKMQSSGVEPNSFTFGGLLSACAATNLLQRGKQLHGLAVKHGFEDNLVVGAAISDMYFKCGEMDHALMMFKIMPEKDIVVWNGMICGYAQNGEARKALNVYDEMMLLSSSSASEISPNDVTFTGVLSACCHSGLVKEGCEYFSQMIHKHRIKPKIEHYNCMVDMLGRAGLLEEAEALMLQMPYKPDDVMWSTLLGACKMHRNLTMAMNISQNLHINGPWSSSNYVLLANSYANVGEWSETQEVREMMNLRGLKKSSGCSWIEIGGYLYPFLAGDDKSHTQIEREHHHALKSMCIHMHGIYEENNVLNFDANDD; this is encoded by the coding sequence ATGAGGAACAATACTATTCTTGTTAGGCCAGATAACTTCACCTATTCCATTGTACTCCCCTGTTGTGATCATCTGGGTCTTGTTTATCAAGTTCATTGTGAAATGATCAAGCTTTGTTCGGTTTCAGACACTTGTTTGTGGACTAATCTTATGCAGATGTATGCAAGTTTTGGTGTTTTTGAAGATGCAAAGAAGGTGTTCGATGAAATGCCTGTTAGAGACTTGGTTGCTAGAAATGCTTTGTTGTCTAGTATCTCTAAGTGTGGGCTGAGTGATGACTGCTTCAATTTGTATAAACAGCTATTTGAGGAAGGAGATTTTGGTGATGAGTATACTTATTCTATTGTTTTGAATGCGCTAGCGTCTCAGTCGCAAGTGGTGGAAGCAATGCAAGTCCATTCGAATGTGATCAAGTTGGGGTTCTGTTCTGATGAGTACATTTGTAATTCTTTGTTGGAGTTGTATTCTAAGCACAGTTTAGTGGACTCTGCAATGGCATTGCTTGAGGAGTTACCACATAAGGATGCGTTTTCATGGACAACTATTGTTACTGGCCTTTCACAAAGTGGAAATATGGATGATGCTATCTTCTTGTTTCATAAAATGCAGTCATCTGGTGTGGAGCCTAACTCATTCACCTTTGGCGGCTTGCTTAGCGCATGTGCCGCCACCAACTTGCTACAGAGAGGAAAACAACTCCATGGTCTTGCCGTGAAACATGGATTTGAAGATAACTTGGTGGTGGGGGCTGCAATTTCGGATATGTACTTTAAATGCGGCGAGATGGACCATGCATTGATGATGTTTAAGATAATGCCCGAGAAAGATATTGTTGTTTGGAATGGAATGATATGTGGGTATGCTCAGAATGGTGAAGCAAGAAAGGCCTTGAATGTTTATGATGAGATGATGCTATTAAGTTCATCATCAGCATCCGAAATTTCGCCAAACGATGTAACTTTCACTGGTGTGCTTAGTGCATGTTGTCACAGTGGTTTGGTGAAAGAGGGTTGTGAATACTTCAGCCAAATGATTCATAAACATAGGATCAAACCCAAAATAGAGCATTATAATTGCATGGTTGACATGCTTGGAAGAGCAGGGTTACTTGAAGAAGCTGAGGCTCTTATGCTACAAATGCCTTATAAGCCTGATGATGTAATGTGGAGTACACTATTGGGAGCATGCAAGATGCATAGGAATTTAACAATGGCAATGAATATATCTCAAAACCTTCATATTAATGGACCATGGAGTTCTTCAAACTATGTGCTGCTTGCAAATTCTTATGCCAATGTTGGTGAATGGAGTGAAACTCAGGAGGTTAGGGAAATGATGAATTTGAGGGGGCTTAAGAAAAGTTCAGGATGTAGTTGGATTGAAATTGGAGGCTACCTATATCCATTTCTTGCTGGGGATGATAAATCACATACTCAAATTGAAAGAGAGCATCATCATGCTTTAAAGAGCATGTGTATTCACATGCATGGAATATATGAAGAAAATAATGTGCTGAATTTTGATGCTAATGATGATTGA